The genome window TTCGCCTGGATCTCTATATCTGTCGCCTGTCCGCGCGCACCGCCTAAAGGCTGGTGAATCATGATGCGCGAATTTGGCAACGCATAACGCTTGCCCTGCGCGCCGCAACTAAGCAAAAACGCGCCCATAGACGCCGCCTGACCTATACAAATCGTGCAGACGTCGGGCTTGATGTAGTTCATCGTATCGTAAATGCTAAATCCGCTCGTTATCACGCCGCCAGGACTGTTTATATATAGATATATGTCTTTGTCCGGGTCTTCGGCCTCCAAAAACAGCATCTGAGCCACGATCGCAGACGCCATGCCGTCCTCGATCTCGCCGCTAAGCATTATTATGCGGTCTTTTAGCAGGCGCGAGTAGATGTCGTAGCTTCTCTCGCCCTTGCTCGTGCGCTCGATGACGTAGGGGATGTAGTAGCTCATTACTCCGCCTTTTTCTCTTTCTTATCGCTCTTTAGCGCAAACATCTCGTTAAATAGCTTCTCCTCGATCATCGACATTTTGATCGCAGGCAAAATTCCTTGGTTTTTATAGTTTTCAAGGTGCTGTTTCGGATCTACGCCCGAGCGATACGCCTCAAAATACACCGCTTGGATCAGCTCTTGGTCACTTACTTTGATATCTCTGCGGCGCGCTAGCTCGTCTATTATAAACGTTAGTTTCACGCTTTTTACCGCGTCGTCGCGGTATGTCTCGCGCTGTTTGGTTAGAGCGTCTTTGTCCTCTCTAAATTTAGCCATCTGCTCAGGCGTAAAGCTGCTCCAAGCGCCGCGGAACTGCATATCCATCTCTTGTTCTACGATATTTTTCGGCACGTCGAAGTTAAATTTAGCCACGATCGCGTCGGCAAATTTAGGCTTTAGCTCCTCGTTTACGTTTTTAGCGTGCTTCTCGGCTTTGATCTGTTCTTTTAGTCTCTCTTCAAATAGCTCGACGCTTACCTTTTCCTCGCCCGGCATGATGCGTTTTAGCGTCTCTTCGTCGATCTCTTCAGGCACTTTTTTACCTTGGATTTCGTGTAGCTTTACTTTAAATGTCGCGTCTTTGCCCGCAAGGTGAGCAGCGCCGTACTCGGCCGGAAATTTAACCTTCACGTCGCGCTCCTCTCCGACTTTTAGCCCGATCATACCGTCCTCAAAGCCAGGTATAAACTGACCCGAGCCGATTTCTAGCAGGTAGTTTTCGGCTTTACCGCCCTCAAACGCAACGCCGTCTACGAAGCCCTCGAAGTCGAATTTAGCGAAATCGCCCTTTTCAAGCGCGGCTTTTTCCACTTTTTCTAGCGGAGCCATCATTTTTAAAATTTCGTTTTTTCTCTCGTCGATCTCTTTTTTCGTTACGCGCGGCGCGCTGACGTTCTCTATTAGTTCCTCGTAGCCGTCGATGTTTATGACGGGTTTAAACGAGATTTCGATCTCCGCGTCGATCTCGTTCTCGCCTCTGTCAAATTTCGTCACGATCGGCTCGCCGATAACCTCTTCAAATTTTCTATTTAGCTCTTTTAGACCTGCGTCTATCGCGTCTTTTAGCGCGTCTTGCTCGGCATCGGCGGTTAGCTCTTTTTCGTAGCGTTTTAGCACCACGTTTACCGGCACTTTGCCCGCTCTAAATCCGTCTATTTTCATATTTTTCGCAGCTTTTTTCGCAGCGTTTTCGAGTTTGGCTTTTACGTCCGCGCTCGGTATTTTCGCACTTAGCGAAGCATTTACGGCGTCGATCGCCTTGGTTTTGATTTGCATTAAATTCCTTTAAAAAATAAAAATTTCCTAGAGTGTAGCAAAATTTTCCTTATTCATAGTATAAATTTAAGCGCGCAAAAGGCGAATTTAAGTAAAATCATTTATCAAATTTAAATAGTGAAATGAATCAGGAACGCAAATGCAAGAAAATTTAAAAAATGAGAATTTAAAAAAAGAAAAGTTTGAAAGTTGCGTCGAGCAGATGCTAAATCTAGTCGGCGAAGACCCGCGCAGAGAGGGGCTAGCTAAAACTCCCGAGCGCGTTTTTAAAGCTTACGAGTTTTTAACGAGCGGCTACTGGCAAGACCCAAAAGTCGTGCTAAACGACGCGCTGTTTGATAGCTCAAATAACGAAATGGTGCTCGTGCGAGATATCGAATTTTACAGCCTTTGCGAGCATCATTTGCTGCCGTTTTTCGGGCGCGTGCACGTGGCCTACATCCCAAATCACAAGGTCGTGGGCCTTAGCAAAATCCCGCGTATGGTAAATATCTTCGCCCGCCGCCTGCAGATCCAAGAGCAGCTTACAGAGCAGATCGCGCAGGCCGTACAAGAGGTCATCAAGCCAAAAGGCGTGGGCGTCGTCATCGAGGCGCGCCACATGTGCGTGGAGATGCGAGGCGTGGGCAAGATCAACTCGACCACGACGACATCGGCGCTACGAGGCTGTTTTTTAAATAGCAGCGAGACTAGACGCGAGTTTTTCTCCCTTATAAATTCGCACAAAGAAGTGAGATTTTAGTGAGCTTAGATAGCTTAAAATCAAAACTGAGCGCAAATTTATCTCTCTCTAGCGTCTTTGGCGTGATCGAGCGAATTTCTGCTACGACGATAGAGATTTCGGGCCTTCGCCCTAGCATCGGCGACATCGTACAAATTTGCGCTAAAGACAAGAGCAAAAGCGGGCTGGCGATGGTGACTGAAGTGCGGCAAAATACCGCGCTCATCTCGCCCTTTGGCTTTGTAGAAGGCTACAAGATCGGCGACTTCGTCTATCAAAGCGACCAGGGCATGAAAATCCCCGTCGGCGACGCCCTTTTGGGGCGCGTAGTGGATCCTTTTATGAATCCAAAAGACGGCAAAGGCGCGATCGCTACGACCGAGTACGCTCCGATCATGCAAGCTCCGATCGATGCGATGAAGCGCGGACTAATAGATGAAATTTTTAGCGTCGGGGTTAAAAGCATCGACGGGCTGCTAACCTGCGGCAAAGGCCAGAAACTAGGCATTTTTGCGGGTTCTGGCGTGGGCAAAAGTACGCTCATGGGCATGATCGTGAAAAACTCGCAAGCTCCGATCAAGGTTGTCGCGCTTATCGGCGAGCGCGGCCGCGAAGTGCCGGAGTTTATAGAGAAAAATTTACGTGGCGATCTAAGCGGAACCGTCGTCATCGTAGCCACCAGCGACGATAGCCCGTTGATGCGAAAATACGGCGCCTTTTGCGCGATGAGCGTGGCCGAATACTTTAAAAACCAAGGTAAAGACGTGCTTTTCATTATGGATAGCGTGACAAGGTTTGCAATGGCGCAGCGAGAGATAGGTCTTGCTCTTGGCGAGCCGCCGACGTCCAAGGGCTACCCGCCATCCGTACTTACCCTACTGCCTCAACTGATGGAGCGCGCAGGCAAAGAAGAGGGCAAAGGCAGCATAACGGCCTTTTTCACGGTGCTAGTCGACGGCGACGATATGAGCGATCCGATAGCCGACCAGAGCCGCTCGATCCTAGACGGCCACATCGTGCTTAGCCGCGAGATGACGGACTTTGGTATCTACCCGCCTATAAACATCCTAAACTCCGCCTCGCGCGTAATGAGCGACATCGCGACCAAAGAGCACAGGGCAAACGCCGCCAAGCTAAAGCGCCTCTACTCGCTTCTAAAAGAAAACGAGGTCCTGCTACGCATCGGCGCGTATCAAAAAGGCAGCGACAAAGAGCTAGACCTTGCTATCTCGAAAAAAGAATTTATAGATAACTTCCTAAAACAAGACGCCGAAGAGGGCTTTAGCTTCGAGCAGACGCAAGAGCTGCTGGGCGGGATAAATTAGTCGAATTTATTTTTGCCGCGTCAAATTCGGATTTATTTCGCCTAATTTCATCCAAAATGCGAAAATTTTAATTTTTAAATTTTCTAAAACCTTAAGAAATCAAACTAAGTTTAGGATATATTTTATCTTTTTATATCAAATTTGACCGAAACGGCGATACTTTGCTTATTTGATAAGGAATTTCAATATATAAACTCTATCAAAAAACAGTTAAATTTGAAAAAACTAAGCTAAAATTTTAATCAAAAATTTATAAAATTTGTTATATTATCGTCGCGAAAATAAAAGGGATAAAATATATCCTAATTGATAAAGGTCAAGCGTGAGAGTATATCTAGACAACAATGCCACGACGATGGTCGATCCCGAAGCTTTCGAGCTTATGAAGCCGTTTTTTTGCGAGAAATACGGCAATCCAAACTCGCTTCATAGATTCGGCTCAGAGACACACCCTGCGCTTCGCCGCGCGATGGATCAGCTCTATGCCGGCATAAACGCGAGCGACAACGACGACATCGTGGTCACGGGCTGCGCCACCGAGAGCAACAACTGGGTGGCTAAGGGCGTATTTTTCGATCATATATTAAATAAAGAGAAAGATCACGTCATCATTAGCGCAGTCGAGCATCCGGCTATCTCGGCAACTTTTGAGTTTCTCAAAAAGTACGGCGTACGCGTGAGCTACGTACCCGTAAACGAAAACGGCCTGCTCGATCCAAACGACCTAAGAAAGCTCATCGACGACAAGACCGCGCTCGTTAGCATCATGTGGGCAAATAACGAAACGGGCACCATTTTCCCGATCAAAGAGTGCGCGGAGATCGCTCACGAGCACGGCGCGCTATTTCACACCGACGCGACGCAAACCGTCGGCAAGATCAAGATAAACGTGCGCGATATGGGCGTGGATTTTATGAGCTTTTCGGCGCATAAATTTCATGGACCAAAAGGCGTGGGCGGCCTATATATCAAAGACTCGCAAAAGCTAACGAGCCTGCTTCACGGCGGCGAACATATGGGCGGCAGACGCAGCGGGACGCTCGATGTCGCGGGCATCGTCGGCATGGCGCAAGCGCTGGAAAACAGCAACAAGCTAATCGAGTTTGAAAATCTGCACGTTAGACGCCTGCGCGACAAGCTCGAGGACGCGCTGCTAGAGCTACCCGACGTCTCGGTCGTGGGAGAGCGCGCCCACAGGCTGCCAAACACCATCCTAGCCGCCATAAAAGGCGTCGAGGGCGAGGCTATGCTGTGGGATCTAAATCAGGCCGGTATCGCGGCGTCTACGGGTTCGGCGTGCGCGTCTGAGACGCTAGAGAGCAACCCGATAATGGAAGCCATCGGAGCTAGCAGCGATCTGGCGCATACGGCGCTAAGGCTGTCGCTGTCGAGGTTTAATACCGAAGAAGAGATCGACTACGCGATAGAGCATATCAAAAAGGCGGTGGTGAGGCTGAGAAGTATATCAAGCACGTACGCCTACAACCCTAACGGCAAGTAACGGCTCTTCTCGCAAGCGTCTTTAACGGAGCTAGAAATTTTCTCCCTCGATGAACTATATGTTCTATCTTCGGTCGAAAATTTCTTCGCAACCCTTAAATCCGTCTCGCGATACTTTGCCTTGTCTCTCTGCGGCCAAATTTGAGATTAAATTTGATTGAAATTTGAGCTTTGAAAGCCCAAATTTGAGTTAAATAAAAAGTGTAAGCTGAAGTATTTTGAGATGATTTTTGGGGTTGCGCAGGTAAAATTTAGCGTGGGCTGGACAGATGGTCCGCCGAGCTAAATTTTAGCAAGCTCCGCAAAAAGAGCTCAAAAGACGAAGCGCAAAAAAGGAATAAAATGGCAAAAAATAATCTAATAGGCGGTTCGATTTGGGACGAATACTCCCAAAACGTCCAAGACCGCATGAACAATCCCAAATTTATGGGCGAGATCACCGAGGACGAGGCTAAAGCAAGAGGCGGTAAGCTCATCGTGGCGGACTTTGGCGCGGAGAGCTGCGGCGACGCAGTGAGGCTGTATTGGCTCGTGGACGAGAAAACCGACCGCATTATGGATGCTAAATTTAAAAGCTTTGGCTGCGGCACGGCGGTGGCTAGCTCAGATACAATGGCCGAGCTTTGCGTCGGCAAGACCGTGGATGAAGCGGTCAAAATCACCAACATCGACGTGGAAAAAGCCATGCGCGATACGCCAGACGTCCCAGCCGTTCCGCCGCAAAAGATGCACTGCTCGGTTATGGCCTACGACGTCATCAAGGCCGCCGCAGCGCAGTACAAGGGCGTGGATCCGGAGCATTTCGAGGACGAGATCATCGTGTGCGAGTGCGCGCGCGTGAGCCTAGGCACGATCAAGGAGGTCATCCGCCTAAACGACCTACACACGGTCGAGGAGATCACGCAATACACCAAAGCAGGCGCCTTTTGCAAATCCTGCGTGCGCCCGGGCGGACACGAAAAGCGCGAGTATTATCTCGTGGATATCCTCGCAGACACCAGAGCCGAGATGGAGCAGGAGAAAAAGCAAGCCGTTATCGACGCGCAGGTTTCTGGCAAATTTGACAACGTGAGCTTTGAGAGCATGACCGTCGTTGGCCAGCTAAAGGCCATCGAGAGCGTCATCGACAGAGATATCCGCCCGATGCTGATGATGGACGGCGGTAACATGGAGATCCTCGATCTGCAAAAAGACGCCGAGGGTAAATTTGACGTCTATATCAGATATATTGGCGCTTGCAGCGGCTGCGCAAGCGGCGCGACGGGCACGCTATACGCGATCGAAAACGTATTGCAAGAAAACCTCAGTCCAAATATCCGCGTCCTACCTATCTGATCTGCTTTACACGGCAAATTTGATGCGGCTTAGGGCTCAAATTTGATTAAATTAGGGCGGTTAATTTAGCCGCCCTACTCTATTTTCACTCAAATTTACCCCAAAATCCACCTACCCCAAATTCAAAATTGCGAAATTAAATTTTTCTACTTCATTTATCAAAATACCTAAAATTCCGATAATCGTTAATGTATGCGTTTTTAGTGATAAAGTTAGATTTTTGCATATTTGTTTTTTAAGTTTTATAAAAGTTTAAGTTGTTAATATTCGTCCAGATTTTAATACAAAATCAAATTTAATCACAAAGGAAAACGCAATGTTTAGCGCAAGAAATCAACTACAAGCTCAAATCACGGAGGTAAGAGAGGGAGCGGTAAACTCTCTAATCGTAGCAAAATTGCAAGGCGGAGAGACCGTAAAAGCAACCGTAACAGTAGATAGCCAAAAGGCTCTAGATCTAGTAGCAGGTAAAAAGGTAGTTTATCTATTTAAAGCTTCTTCTATCATAGTAGCTAAAGGCGAGAACGGTCTAAAGCTAAGCGCTACTAACCAACTAAAAGGTAAAGTAGTAAAAGTAGTAGAGGGTGCGGTAAACGCTGAAGTAGATATCGAGATAGCAGGCGGCGATAAGCTAAGCGCTATCATCACTAACGAATCTGCTAAAAACCTAGCTCTAAAAGCGGGCGATGAAGTAACTGCTATCATCAAAGCTAGCCATATTATTATAGGTGCTTAATTCTTTTAAATAGCGAGCGGTTTATGGCCGCTCGCTAAAGCAATTTGCCTTCACTTAAATTTAATCCCGCAATTTATATCGCTTAACTAAAAAAACCAAATCTTAAAGGCCAATTTTAGGTGGTTTTATCGTGTACAAATTTAGCACTAAACCGTCTCCCAAAATCTCGGTTTCGTTTTGGTCGCGTCCTGATTTTTCTCTCGTAAAATTTGCAAAAACTCTTTAAAATTCGACGTAAA of Campylobacter showae contains these proteins:
- the fliI gene encoding flagellar protein export ATPase FliI; translated protein: MSLDSLKSKLSANLSLSSVFGVIERISATTIEISGLRPSIGDIVQICAKDKSKSGLAMVTEVRQNTALISPFGFVEGYKIGDFVYQSDQGMKIPVGDALLGRVVDPFMNPKDGKGAIATTEYAPIMQAPIDAMKRGLIDEIFSVGVKSIDGLLTCGKGQKLGIFAGSGVGKSTLMGMIVKNSQAPIKVVALIGERGREVPEFIEKNLRGDLSGTVVIVATSDDSPLMRKYGAFCAMSVAEYFKNQGKDVLFIMDSVTRFAMAQREIGLALGEPPTSKGYPPSVLTLLPQLMERAGKEEGKGSITAFFTVLVDGDDMSDPIADQSRSILDGHIVLSREMTDFGIYPPINILNSASRVMSDIATKEHRANAAKLKRLYSLLKENEVLLRIGAYQKGSDKELDLAISKKEFIDNFLKQDAEEGFSFEQTQELLGGIN
- the tig gene encoding trigger factor translates to MQIKTKAIDAVNASLSAKIPSADVKAKLENAAKKAAKNMKIDGFRAGKVPVNVVLKRYEKELTADAEQDALKDAIDAGLKELNRKFEEVIGEPIVTKFDRGENEIDAEIEISFKPVINIDGYEELIENVSAPRVTKKEIDERKNEILKMMAPLEKVEKAALEKGDFAKFDFEGFVDGVAFEGGKAENYLLEIGSGQFIPGFEDGMIGLKVGEERDVKVKFPAEYGAAHLAGKDATFKVKLHEIQGKKVPEEIDEETLKRIMPGEEKVSVELFEERLKEQIKAEKHAKNVNEELKPKFADAIVAKFNFDVPKNIVEQEMDMQFRGAWSSFTPEQMAKFREDKDALTKQRETYRDDAVKSVKLTFIIDELARRRDIKVSDQELIQAVYFEAYRSGVDPKQHLENYKNQGILPAIKMSMIEEKLFNEMFALKSDKKEKKAE
- a CDS encoding TOBE domain-containing protein, translating into MFSARNQLQAQITEVREGAVNSLIVAKLQGGETVKATVTVDSQKALDLVAGKKVVYLFKASSIIVAKGENGLKLSATNQLKGKVVKVVEGAVNAEVDIEIAGGDKLSAIITNESAKNLALKAGDEVTAIIKASHIIIGA
- the clpP gene encoding ATP-dependent Clp endopeptidase proteolytic subunit ClpP is translated as MSYYIPYVIERTSKGERSYDIYSRLLKDRIIMLSGEIEDGMASAIVAQMLFLEAEDPDKDIYLYINSPGGVITSGFSIYDTMNYIKPDVCTICIGQAASMGAFLLSCGAQGKRYALPNSRIMIHQPLGGARGQATDIEIQAKEILRMKEILNAILAKNTGQKLAKIQKDTDRDFFMSSAEAKEYGLIDKVLEKSFK
- a CDS encoding iron-sulfur cluster assembly scaffold protein, which gives rise to MAKNNLIGGSIWDEYSQNVQDRMNNPKFMGEITEDEAKARGGKLIVADFGAESCGDAVRLYWLVDEKTDRIMDAKFKSFGCGTAVASSDTMAELCVGKTVDEAVKITNIDVEKAMRDTPDVPAVPPQKMHCSVMAYDVIKAAAAQYKGVDPEHFEDEIIVCECARVSLGTIKEVIRLNDLHTVEEITQYTKAGAFCKSCVRPGGHEKREYYLVDILADTRAEMEQEKKQAVIDAQVSGKFDNVSFESMTVVGQLKAIESVIDRDIRPMLMMDGGNMEILDLQKDAEGKFDVYIRYIGACSGCASGATGTLYAIENVLQENLSPNIRVLPI
- a CDS encoding NifS family cysteine desulfurase — protein: MRVYLDNNATTMVDPEAFELMKPFFCEKYGNPNSLHRFGSETHPALRRAMDQLYAGINASDNDDIVVTGCATESNNWVAKGVFFDHILNKEKDHVIISAVEHPAISATFEFLKKYGVRVSYVPVNENGLLDPNDLRKLIDDKTALVSIMWANNETGTIFPIKECAEIAHEHGALFHTDATQTVGKIKINVRDMGVDFMSFSAHKFHGPKGVGGLYIKDSQKLTSLLHGGEHMGGRRSGTLDVAGIVGMAQALENSNKLIEFENLHVRRLRDKLEDALLELPDVSVVGERAHRLPNTILAAIKGVEGEAMLWDLNQAGIAASTGSACASETLESNPIMEAIGASSDLAHTALRLSLSRFNTEEEIDYAIEHIKKAVVRLRSISSTYAYNPNGK
- the folE gene encoding GTP cyclohydrolase I FolE, with product MQENLKNENLKKEKFESCVEQMLNLVGEDPRREGLAKTPERVFKAYEFLTSGYWQDPKVVLNDALFDSSNNEMVLVRDIEFYSLCEHHLLPFFGRVHVAYIPNHKVVGLSKIPRMVNIFARRLQIQEQLTEQIAQAVQEVIKPKGVGVVIEARHMCVEMRGVGKINSTTTTSALRGCFLNSSETRREFFSLINSHKEVRF